GGCACACACTCTGGGCGTGGCCGTGGCCGATGCCGTGCTGGCCCGTGGGGGGCGCGAAATTCTGGCCAGCATCCGCGAGCAGCGCGGGTAGCCGGAGCTGGCGGTTAGTTTTGCCTGACGTTTTTTCGTTCTGCTTTTCCTTCTTCTTTCCTACATGAAACATACTATTCTGCGCGCCGCGGCCTTTCTGCTGGTGCTGCTGTGGGCCGCGGCCCCCGTTGTGGCGGCCGATAAACCCGGCAAGCCCAAAAAGAGCGGCAAAGACGAAGTCGTGACCGTGACCACGCCGCAGGGCGTTATCCGCCTCGTGTTGTTCGACGACACTCCCCTGCACAAAGCCAACTTCCTGCAAAAGGCCAAGAGTGGCTTCTACAACGGCACCACCTTCCACCGCGTCATCGACAACTTCATGATTCAGGGTGGCGACGCCAACACCAAGGACGCCGACCCCAGCAACGACGGCCTGGGCCAGCCCAACGACCCCACCATCCCGGCGGAGCTTGGCCCTGGCCACCCGCACGTATACGGTGCGGTGGCCGCCGCCCGCATGGGTGGCCCGCGCGGCACGCCCAGCAGCAATTCCCAGTTTTACCTGGTCGAAAACCACGATGGTACCCATTTTCTCGATGGCCAGTACACGGTATTTGGCCAGGTCATTCAGGGGCTGGACATCATCGACAAGATTGCCAAGGTGAGCAAAGACGCCCGCGACCGGCCCCTCGCCGACGTGAAAATGACCATGAAAGTGGAAAAGCTGAAGCGGAAAAAAATTACCAAGCTGTACGGCTACAAGTACGAGTAGCCGCCCGGCGCTCATTGCCAGCGTATGAAAATTCTCGTCACCGGTTCCAATGGCCTGCTGGGCCAGAAGCTTGTTGCCCTGCTCCGCTCGCAGCCCGAAGTGGAGCTGGTGGCCACCTCGCGCGGCGCCAACAAGCTGGCGGCCCTCTACCCCGACTTGCACTTCGTGCCGCTCGACGTGGCCGATGCCGCCCAGGTGCGGCAGGTGCTGGCCCGGGAGCGGCCCACCCACCTCATCCACACCGCCGCCCTCACCAACGTGGACGAGTGCGAGCTCAACCACGAGGCCTGCTGGCTGCACAACGTGACGGCCGTGGCACACCTCGTCAACGCCTGCGCCGAGCTGGACACCCACCTCACTCACCTCAGCACCGACTTTATTTTTAGCGGCGAAGCCGGCCCGCTGGCCGAGGACGCCACGCCCGCGCCCGTCAATTTCTACGGCCAAAGCAAGCTGGCGGCCGAGGAACTGGTGCAGGCCAGCCCCGGCCGCTGGGCCATTGCGCGCACCGTGCTGGTGTATGGCGTGGCCCACGACTACGGCCGCACCAACATTGTGCTCTGGGTGCGCGACTCGCTGCGCGCCGGCAAAGCCATCAAAGTAGTGTCGGACCAGTGGCGCACGCCCACCTTGGCCGAAGATTTGGCGCAGGGCTGCTGGCTGCTGGCACTCCATTCAGCACAGGGCATCTACCACATCAGCAGCGACGAAATGCTTACGCCCTACGCCATGGCGCTGCAGGTGGCCGACTTTTTCGGTCTCGACCGCGGCCTTATTGAGGAGGCCGACGCGGGCACGTTCACGCAGCCGGCGCGGCGCCCGGCCCGCACGGGCTTCATCATCGACAAGGCCCGGCGCGACCTGGGCTACCGCCCCTGTTCTTTCGCCCAAGGCATTGCGCTGGTGGGCCGCCAAAGCGACGAACTATAGGGGCAAAAAAAACCCGCCGGGGTAGACGGCGGGTTAAAACTCGGCAGGGGTAGCCAGCGAGCGGTAGATGCTAAGACTAGGTAGATAGAGTAAGGGTATTATACCAAATTGCGGGAAGTTGATAAGTAATGGGTAATCGACTGGATGCGATGGTTAAGGGTTAGCGAGGAGAGGAAAGGAAGAATCAGGATTGCGGCCACACACCCACCAGCAGGCCGCCCACCAGTACGGCGGTACGTCCCAGCAGAGCGGCTTCGCCCAATGCGCGCGGCACAACCATGCCGTCGGGAGTCACGAAATCAATGCCTACCGAAATAGGGCGGGTCGCCTGCGAGGCAGATTTGGCGCGGCGGGAAGAGCCCATCGAGGGGTAAACGAGCAGATACATAGGGCGTTGGGTAGAAAAAAAAGAGGGGATTCGGGGTGGATGAGAGTTGCTTTGTGCTGAAAAGCAATACAATGTTACCACCTCATTTTACCCTGTAAAAGGACATATCCCTTAAGAGTGAGACATCGTCTGCGCGCCAAATTTTATTAGATAAATAAAAAAAATATTTAAAAAAGTACAGATTTAATCACTGCTCATTCTGAGAGTAGAAAAATAAGTAATTGTTTGTCAATCGAATGACGCCAATTGGTGCTAGTGCTTTTTGAGTTTAATCCTGGAAAAAAAGGCCGATTTGAGACATCAAAACACGGGCATCTGCTCTCGGCATCGGTGCGTTTTTCTGTTTGCTTCCGGAGGTCTGCTCCCACTATTCTACATGCTGTTGTGGGCGCACCAAAGACAATGAATAAAGGCTCAAAATGCTGAATGCTAGTATTGATGCGGGAAAAATGAATGTCCACCATGCGCTTGTGTCGTAGCGGAATGACGCCATGAGTCGCCCCCAGCTTGCTGCTTCAGGCGGCAAGCCGACACCCAAAAACGACAAGGTGCTTTCCAGCCCCAGCAGACGCGCAATGCTCAGCGGGAATGCGGCTCGTAATGGGTTGATTGCGTGTGGCATACTGTGTTTAAGCCAGATTTGCCAGGCGGGAACCCCGGCGGCCTGTGCAGCTTCAACAAACGGCAGCGCCCGTGTGCGCAGCATCTGGGCCCTGACTAGCCGGGCGGGCGTCGACCAAGCCGTAAATGCCAGCAGCGCCAGCAATCCCGGAGCCGAAACGCCGCCGGTACCGGCCGCCACGGCCAGTACCAACACTAGGTGCGGAATGGTATCGAGGGCCGTGGCGGCCCCCATCACGACGGCATCAAGGGGTAGCGGGGCGCCATAAGCAGGGCCCTGGCCCCGGCGCCACAACAGGCGCGCCACGCCGCCCACGGCCGCCAGCAGGCCAAGTGCAGGAGCGGGCAGGCGCAGGGCCCACCACGCCGCACCGGTAGCCAGCAGCCAGTAGCCAGCATCGGCCCGCAGCCTGTTGCCCCCAAAGCCGGCCGCACCGCCCAGCAGGGCGCCTATCACGGCCGCAATGACGGCGGCGGGGAACGTGATGAACACCGCGGTGCGGCTCCCATACACCAGCAAGCTGAGCACGTCGAGGCCCTGCGGGTCGGTGCCCAGCCAGTGGTGCCCGGGCGCCAGCGGGGCCTGCGACACGTGCGCCAGGTCGGGCACGTTGGGCGGGTAGGGCAGCGGCAGCAGCGGCGCTGCCACGGCCATCAGCGCCAACAGGCCCAGCCAGGCGGCGGCCGCTTTTTGCGTCCGCGAAAAGGAAGACGGGCTCAGGATTGCCACCGGATGCGAGGGTCGGCCCAGAAATTCAATACATCGGTGGCCAGTAATGCCAGCATGCGGGCCGCGCCCACCAGCAGCACACCGCCCACCAGCACGGGGGCGTCGCGCGCGGCGGCAGCCCCGGCCAGCAGGCGGCCCATGCCCGGCAACGCAAATACCACCTCAACTACTACCGCCCCGGCCACCAGGGCTGGCAGTAGCTCGGCCAGCTGTGCCAGCGAGGGCAGCAAGGCATTGCGCAATGCATGGCGCCGGATAACGGCCGGCTCGGCCAGTCCCTTGGCGCGGGCGGTTACGGCATAGCGGGAGCCCAACTCCTGCACGAGGCTGGCGTGCAGCTGCAGGGTAAGCTCTGGAAGGGCGCTGATGACCAAGGCGGCGGTTGGCAGCACCAAGTGCCACAAATAAGCCATAAAGTAACCCCAGGTGCCGGGCGGCTGGTCGGTGGTCTGCCCCAGCCCATATCCCGGAAACCAGTCCAGCGCCTCGGGGTTGGCAAAGGCCAGTAGCAGCACCAGCCCCACCCCAAACAGCGGCAGGGCCTGCAGCCCTACCAACCCGGCCCGCACCGGGCGTTGCCACCACGGCCGGCCCGCCAGCCCCAGGGCAAGCAGCAGGGCGCCGCCCACGGAAAGTGCCACCGCCAAGCCGGTGAGCGGCAGTGTGAACGCCAGCGCATCGGCCAGCTCCGCGCTGACCGCGCGGCCCGTGCGGAAGGACAAGCCGAGGTTTCCCTGCAAGAGCTGCGCGGCCCAGCGGTGGTATTGGTTGCGCAGGCCATTACAGCGCCAGGAGTCGCGAGCTGCAGTGGGCGGGCTCACGTAAAAGAGCGGCTCATCGAGGCCGAGACGCTGGTTGATGGCCAGTTCGGTGGCCGCCTGAGCCGTGGCCGAAAGAGGCGCGCCGCTACCGCGCTGCTCCGACGCCTCGGGCGAAGCCAGCTGCACGGCGCCCAAATCGCGGTGAATGAGCAAAAACACCACCGAAACCAGTACCCACACCGCCAATCCCGTGCGAAGCAAATGCCAGGCTATGCGCAGGCCCATGGGTCAGGGAGCGGGTTTGGCAACCCGTTCGATGGTGGCCGCAGCAAAGCCCGGCCGGAGGCTGCCCACGTGCAAGCCGGTGAGGGCGCGGTTGGCCGCCACGCGGTTGGGGAGGTAGAAGAGGGGCACGATGGGCGCCTCGGCCTGCAACAGGGCCTGAAATTGCCGCAGCAGTGCGGTGCGTTGCGCGGGATTGTCGGCGCTGGCGATGGCCGCGATGAGGCGGTCGCTGGCCGGCGTGCCAAACTTCGTGATGTTGGTTGCGCTTGCCGAATGCAGCATCGGCACGAAGTTGAACATGAAGGGATTGCCCCGGAGCACGCGCAGGTACACGTCGAAGTCGCCGCTGCGCATGGCCGTGCCGAACGTGCCCGGCTCGGAGGGCCGCAGCGTGACCGGCACGCCAATGCTGGCCGCCGCCGCCTGAAACTGCAGCGCTACCGTGCCAAATAGCACTTCCTCGGCACGGTAGCGCATCAGCAGGCGCAACTGCTGGGCAGGGCCCCGGCCCGAGCTGCGAAACCAGCCTTCGTGCGGGGCCGCCCGGTGCTGCCAGCCGGCGCGCTGCAGCAGCAGCACTGCCGAGTCGGGGGCGAAGGGCGCGGGAGCCAGGCTGTCGTTGTAATTGGCGCGGTCGGCGGGGCTGATAATGCCCACCGTGCGCTGCCCCTCGCCCAACTGGGTGGCGCGCAACAGGCCCGCGGCATCGAAGCAGCGGCTGAGGGCCCGGCGGGTCAGGGCATCGGCCAGGGCCGGATGCTGCGTGTTGAATCCGGCCGTGGCCACGTCGTACGACGGGCTGGTGTAAAAGCGTAGGGTTGACTGGGCTGCCGGCATGGCGCGCAGCCGCGCAAACTCGCGGGCCGGCATCTGCGGAAACACGTCTACGTCGCCGCGCTGCAAGGCCAGGGCGGCGGTGGCCACATCCGGAATGATGACGTATTCAAGCTGGGGGGGCTTGGCCTGCAGTACCAGGGGGACGGGCTGCAGGCGGCTGCCCCACCAGCGCGGCTTGCGTCGAAACGAAAGAAATCTATCCTTCTCCCATTTCTGCAATTCGTAGGGACCGCAGCCGGGCAGGCGGTTAGGCGAGTGGCTTGCCACCGCCGCCAGGTAATATTGAGCTACGGCCCGGGCACCGGAATCGGCGCGGGGCGACAGGGGTTGGCGCTGCAGGTCGGCCAGCGACCACCGGCGCAACAGCCCGCGCGGGTCGAGGCTGTGCTCGGGCAGAATGAAAAAGTCGCCCGAGGCCTGCGCATACTCCAGGCTCCGGCCCCGGCACAGCAGCGTGAAGCGGCGGGGGTCTTGCGGATGAGGTAGCAAGGCCCGAATGAAGCCGTATTGGTTGCGGGCGGCCTCGTTGGGCAGGCCCGGGCAAAGCATCAGCTTCAGGGTAAAATCGACGTCGCTGGCCAGAACGGCCCGGCCATTGTCCCAAGTGGCGGCGGGCCTGATGCGGTACTGCAGCTGGGTGAGCGAGTCGCCCACAAGCTGAACGGTGGGCAGCTCTTCGGCTAGGGCTGGTGCCAGCTGCTGAGTAGAAATGTCGCCCTGCAACAGGCTGACGTGAAGCAGGTTGTTGGCGTCGAATGCGGCCAAGTTGGACGCAAAGAGCGGGTCGAGCGTTTCCGGGTCGCGGGCCCAGCGGATGCGCACGGTGTCGCGCTGAGTGTGTTGGCCGCCGCAGCTGAATAGCAGCAAGGCGATTGCAATGCGCAGCAGAAAGTTAGCTGGAAGAGAATGCTTCACGCGGTACACCTAGCCTGAAAGTCGCCCCGTGGCGGTGAACAGGCAATATAGGCACGAAACGCGACCTGCGGCTAAACTAGGCAACAATGTCGTTGCCCCAGCCGCCGGTGCCGCCGTCGAGGCTGTCGATGTCGTTGCCCCAGCCGCCGGTGCCGCCGTCGAGGCTGTCGATGTCGTTGCCCCAGCCGCCGGTGCCGCCGTCGGGGCTGGTGCTGATGATGTCGTTGCCCCAGCCGCCGGTGCCGCCGTCGAGGCTGGTGCTGATGATGTCGTTGCCCCAGCCGCCCGTGCCACCGAAGGCAACAATGTCGTTGCCCCAGCCGCCGGTGCCGCCGTCGATGTCGTTGCCCCAGCCGCCCGTGCCGCCGTCAAAGTCGTTGCCCCACCCACCGGTGCCGCCGTCAAAGCTAGTGCTGTCGTTGTCCCAGCCACCGGTGCCGCCGTCGATGTCGTTGCCCCACCCACCGGTGCCGCCGTCGAGGCTGGTGCCGGTACCGCCGATGTTCGTCGAAATGCTGGCCACGGGTGCCTGCAGAACAAGCGCTTTCTGGGGGGCGCTGGTGGTGAAGCTGGCAAACTGGAACAGGGCGATGGCGAAGAGGTTCAACATGTCTATTGGGTATTAAAAGAGTGTGTCAGGCGATTGATTGACACAAAGTTGGGGGGCGCCACCACCCCACAAAAGGACAATGTTGTTCTAAATCAGACTTGTGTATAGCTAATATTTAAAATAATTTTTGAAAGAAGATGCAATTACGAAATGCTTTCCTGAATTGCAGCAAAAGTTTTTAAAGCAGCACTTTTGGAAAAAATATGCTATTTGCGACGTCAAGCCCTGAAAATGACCGTAACAAATCACGATACAAAGGTGGGGGGAGCAATTCCAGCAAAAAAGGAAAGAAGGCCTCTGTTTGTGACATCGGATTTACAGCAGTTTTTTTATTGTAAAGGCCAAATTTGAGCTCGTAGAGCGCTTTTCTGATGAATGAAATTTCAAATTTGGCGCGAATTGTGACATCGCGTAGCTTGGCGTCTTTGCCGGTTTTGGACCTGGCAAGCACCCGGCCCAATAAGGAAAACCAATTCGTGGCCACCCTCACCGCAACGCCGGGAGCCACCCAGCTGCAAGTGGTGAAGGCGCTGTATGGCAAGCCCACCGCCGCCAACGTGCGCGCCCTGCAACGCCTGCAGTCGCGCGTGAAAAACAAGCTGCTCAACCAGCTCTATTTCCTGGACCATTCGGACCCGCGCCACCTGGTGTCGCGGCGCTACCAAATGGAATGCCTCGACCTGCTCCACAAGATAAACATTCTGTTTGCGGAAGGCGAGTATGTGCTCACCGAGCGCCTGCTCTACCGCTGCAAGCGCCTGGCCGAAGCCGGCAGCTTCACGCCCTACAGCGTGGAGTGCGCCCGCCTCATGTGCACCGTATACTCGCAGCAGCGCCAGGCCCTGCGCTACCAGAAAGCCACCAGCCAGCTGCTGAAGCTGCAGCAAATTCTGGCTTGGGAAGACGAAGCCGAGCGCATTTATTCCGACACGCAGATGGCGCTGGCCCACACCGTGCGCAGCCGCCGGGCCGTGCTGCCCCTTCTGCCCACCTACATTGCCCAACTGGAGGTCCTGCACCGCAAGGCCCGCACCTTCAGCACCTACAACCACCTCTACCGGCTGCGCCTGGCTTACGAGGAGCTGCAGGGCAATTTTAAGGAGATGATTAAGGTGACGGCCGAGGCCTCGCGGCGCTTCCGGGATGGCAAGCTCAACGCCCGACGCTTCGACCTGCGCTTCAACCATTTCGTGAGCATCTACGCCTACCTGCGCAGCCGGCAGCCGGTGCAGGGCCTGCGCCTGGCCGAGCAGTACAGCCGCGATTTCCATCCGTCGTCGAGCAACTGGTTCTACTTTCAGGAGCACCACGTGCTGCTGGCCCTGCACGCCGAGCAGTACGAGCGCGCCCAGCAGCTGCTGAGCACCATCACCAAAAACCCCGCTTACCTGATACAGCGCGAGGCCGCCCTCGAACGCTGGGACCTCTATAAGGCTTACATCGACTTTGTGCTGCCGCCCCAGCGCGCCACCGCCCGGCAGCGCCAAATGGCGCAGTGGGTGCTGCAACTGCCCGAGTACAGCCGCGACAAGCGCGGCCACAACGTGGCCATTCTGGTGCTGCAGCTGCTGCACTTCCTGCGCGAACGCAGCCTGGAGGAGGTGCTGCTGCGCCTGGAGCGCCTGCGCAAGTACCAGCAGCGTCACCTCTACGAAGCCAGCACGCTGCGCAGCCGCTTGTTTTTGCGCCTGCTGCAGGTGATTGTGGAAAAGAACTTCGACGCGGCCGGGGCCGCCGAGCGCGGCAAAAACATGTTGCTGCAGCTGCAGGAAACGCCCCCGCCCGGCGAAGCTTTTGCCGAAGTCGAAATCATTCCCTACGAACAGCTGTGGAAGCTGGTGCTGGGGCTGCTGCGCGAAGGCCGGCCCCTGGCCACGGAAGCAGACGCCTAACCCCGGGCCCGGAAAACGACGCACGCCCCCGCTGCGCAGAAGCCTGCGGGCGGGGGCGTGCTCTTCAGAACCCTGAAGGGTGTTATTGAATAGGTGCTGCGGAGCTACGGCTCCACCACAATTTCGCGCGAGACGCAGTGGCTGGCAATGCAGGCCGCTGAGCCATAGCCGCGCATGCTGAAACGAACCTGGTAGGTGCCGGGCCGCCGGAAAACGTGCTCTGCCGTACGGCCCTGCTTCACGGTGCCATCCCGAAAATCCCACACATACTGCACGTTGTTGCAGCTGAGCAGCTGCGCCTCGGGCGAGGCGAAGCTGACGGGCTGGCCCACGCGCACGCGGGCGGTGGAAGCGGTGAAGTCGATGACGTCCTGCTGCACGAGGTTGACGGGAATGTATTTTTGCCCGCGGCGTATTTCGCCGGTTTTGTCCACGATGACGTCGAGCTGCACCACGTAGTTTTTGCGCTCCTTGTAGCAATGCGTCACGGTGGGCCCGGTGAGGGTGGTGCCGTCGCCCATCTGCCACTGGTAGGTGAAGGGGCCGGCGGCCTCATCCACGGAAGGACGGCCGTCGAGGTCGACGCAGAGCATGCGCGGCAGCGGCGGGCCGCAGTTTACGCTGGTGGTGTCGCCGGCCTGCTGGGCGCGGGCCGCCAGCCCGGCCAAGCTCAGCAGGAAAGACAGGACGGCCACGCGGCCGCGAAAAGCTGCTAGGGAAAAGCGCATAGAAAGGCAGAATTAAAATTTGTTGAGGCGCTGCATCACGTCGCGCAGGTAGGTTTGGCCCACCGGAATGTGCTTGGTTTCCACTACCAGCGAGTTGTCTTCGAGGGCCTGAATGTGGTCGAGGTTGACGATAAACGAGCGGTGCACCCGCACAAAGCGGCTAGCAGGAAATTTCTCCTCCACGGCCTTCATGGTGCTGTACACGATGAGCTTGCTGCGGTCGGTGATGACGTGCACGTAGTCGCCGAGGGCCTCCACGTAGCGCACGTCGTCGAAGGTGACGCGCACCAGTTTGTTGTCCACCTTCACGAAGGTGAAGGCGGCGTTGGGTGCCGCGGGCTGAATGGCGTCGGAATCGTCGGCGGACTGGCGCTCGGTCATTTCCAGGGCTTTTTGCGCGGCCTGCAGGAAGCGGGCGTAGCTCACGGGCTTCACCAGGTAGTCGACCACGGCGTGCTCGAAGGCCTGCACCGCATAATCTTTGCTACTGGTGATGAGCACCACCAGCGGCGGGTGCTGCAGGGTGCGCAGCAGCTCGATGCCCGACATGAGGGGCATTTCCACGTCCAGAAACAGCAGGTCGATGGGCTGAGTGCGCAGGGCCTCCGCGGCTTCGACGGGGTTGGTGTAGCTGCCAGCTGCGGTCAGGAAGGGCGTGTTGGCGATGCAGTTAAGCACCACTTGCACCGAGAGCGGGTCGTCGTCGACGACCAGGCAGCGGAGTACGGATGTAGACATAAGAGTAATTGTGAGAAGCGTTAATTGGGCTAATGTAAGTCCGTCAACCGATTTACTAGCTGAGTGTTCGCGCTTCCAGTTGCGGGTACAGCTCGGCTAGTTGCTGGCAAATGGCGTCGACCAGGGGCTGGCAGTAGGGGCAGCCGGGGAGGCGGGCCGCGCGCTCCAGCTCGTCGAGCTGGGCGTGCAGCACCGGCACGCCAAAGTACGCCACCTGGCCCTTGAGCTTATGCGCGGTGCTGGCCAGTGAGGCCGGGTCGTGGGCGCAGGCGGCGCCCAGCAGTGCTTCCAGCGCCGGCGCTTCGGCCAGGAAGGTGCGCACAATCTGGCGCAGAAAGCCTTCGTTGCCGCCGGCCAGCTCTTCCAGCAGCTGCCAGTCGGGTTTTATTTTGAGGGTAGACGGGTAGGCAGGCGGAAAGGAGGCAGATGCTTCGGCTGCCTCAGCCGCCGCGCCCGCTTGCCCTGATGCCAGCGTGCCTTCCGGTCCCGCGTGCCGGCCCGTGAAGTGTGCCAGGCGCGCATAGAGCACGGCCGGCTCAAAGGGCTTGGCGAGGGTGTCGTTCATGCCGGCGGCCAGGGCCAGCACCCGGTCTTCGGGCAGCACCGAGGCCGTGAGGCCGATGATGGGCAGCTGCCGAGCGTCGGGGAAGAGGGCGCGCAGGCGGCGGGCGGCCTCGTAGCCGTCCATTTCGGGCATCTGCACGTCCATCAGCACGGCGTCGAAGGGCTGGGCAGCGGCAGCAGCGGTTTCTACGGCCAGGCGGCCATTTTCGGCAATGACGACCTGCACGTTCCAGGCTTCCAGGGTTTTGCGGGCCACCATCTGGTTCAGGGCATTGTCTTCGGCCACCAGCACGCGCAGGGCCGGCTCGAAGGGCGCCAGCGGGCCGGCGTGGGCGTCGGGCTGGGCGGCGCTGGCATCGGCCACCTCGTAGGGCAGTTCGAAGAAAAACTCTGAGCCCTGGCCTTCCTCGCTGGTCACGCCGAGCTGGCCGCCGTGTAGCTGCACCAGGTTGCGGGCAATGCTCAGGCCCAGGCCGGTGCCGCCAAACTCGCGCGTGGTGGAGGTATTGGCCTGCGAAAAATCCTCGAAAATAGCCCCCAGCTTATCGGCCGGAATGCCAATACCGGTGTCGCGCACTCCGAAGCGAATACGAGAATGGTCGGGTTGAAGGGTTCCCGCATGCTCCGGTGACGGTACCGCTTCCACCGCCACCGTGACGCCGCCGGCGCGGGTGAACTTGATGGCGTTGCCGACGAGGTTGACCAGAATCTGGTTCAGGCGCACGGGGTCGCCGAGCACGGCGGCGGGCACGTTATCGGCCACGTTAATGGTTAGCGCCAGCCCTTTGCTCTCCGTCGCAAACTTGAACATGGCCCCAAGGCGCCGCACAGCCTCAGGCAGGCGGAAGGGCACCTGCTCCAGCGACAGCTTGCCGGCCTCCATCTTCGAGCTGTCGAGGATGTCATTGATAATAACCAGCAGGTTTTGCGACGACGACTCGATGGCCGTCAGGTATTCGCGTTGCTCCTGATTGGGCCGGGTAGCCTGCAGCAAGTTGGTGAGGCCGATGACGGCGTTCATCGGCGTGCGAATTTCGTGGCTCATGTTGGCCAGAAACTGCGCCTTGGCCCGGCGCGAGGCCTCGGCGGCATCGCGGGCCACCACCAAATCGGCGTTGATGTTCTCAATGTGGGCTTTCTGCTGGCGCAGCTCGGCGGTGCGCTCGCGCACAGTGCGCTCCAGCACCAGCTGGGTGCGGCGCAGGCGTCCCTCCCGGGCCCGCACCACCCCAAAAACCAAGCCGCTAAGGCCCAGCACGGCAAAAGTGGCAAACCACCACGTGCGCCAAAACGGCGTGGCAATGCCAAACGCGGCCGCCACTGCCGGGCTCCACGCTCCCGTTGCGCCGCGCCGCACCCGCGCCTCAAACACGTACCGGCCGGCGTCGAGGCCTGGAAACTGAGCTTCGCCCGCCGCGCTGGGCCGGCTCCAGTCGTCGGACAGGCCGCGCAGGCGGTATTGGTAAGCCAGCGCCTCATTGGGGTTCAGGCTGATGCCCTGGAAAGCGAAGCCGAGCCGGTGGCGGGTGGCCGAAAGCTGCCCCAGCGCGTCCACGGGCTGCGGCGCGCCGTCCACTTCGGCCGCGGTGAAGGCCAGGCCCGGCGGCCGGGTCGTGGCGTAACGCCGGGCCGCCGCCAGGTCGAGACGTAATAGCCCGGTGCGGGTGGGCAGCCAGGCCACGGCGGCATCGGGGCCCTGCACGGCGATGGCGCCGGCGCCCAGGCATTCGCGCACCAGTGGGTTGTCAGGCGCTGCCAGGGCGGTGAAGCGCAGCCGGCGCACATCGAGCAGGGTGAGGCCCTGGCGGTGCACCAGTAGCAGCTCGGGCCGGGCCGTCGGAGCCGGTAGCGGCAGCAGGCCATACACGTAATTGGACGGCAGCGCGCTGCCTTCAAACTGCTCCCATTTGCCGGTGGGCGGGTGATAGAAGAGTCCCTGCCCTTCGGTGCCTACCCAGAGGCCGCCGTCGGCATCTTCAGCAAAGCAGGTGATGTCGAGGCCCGTGGAGGTGAGGCGGGCGTACTCGAAGGTGCGGGTGCGCGGCTGGAATACCGCCAAGCCGGTACCGCGCGTGCCCACCCACACGCGCCCGGTGCGGTCGGCCAGCAGAGCGGTGATGCTGTTTTGCAGCAAGCCGTCGGCTGTGGTGAAGTGGCGGATGGCCTGGCTCGAATCGGCCGGGACGAGGTAGATGCCGTCGGCGGCGGTGCCCACCCACAGGCCGGA
This DNA window, taken from Hymenobacter sp. 5317J-9, encodes the following:
- a CDS encoding hybrid sensor histidine kinase/response regulator, translating into MKPLFHFLYVRRLGLLLLALLAALLLVVRPARAQQVYMRQFGPAEGLRAPFIYALLQDRQGYLWLGTGDGLVRYDGTRFVAFTKKDGLAEDFVVSLRENPATGALWVGHYQGGVSVRKTLTGSFTPADRATVPAGLKLTADGTPPVDTASIGRYLRRYHLHLPAGTEVISLLEDREGNAWLGTAGQGLWRHSDRHLQLLSQPAGPMGQTLALATTATNGSVEAWGTFGGNRFFQLPFHTAAPLLYAGNGHVPPLRGEPVKALLPRPARLGGGFWLGTATGVYVVPKPGSGGVAVPGLSNNINYEVTALAYAPTSGLWVGTAADGIYLVPADSSQAIRHFTTADGLLQNSITALLADRTGRVWVGTRGTGLAVFQPRTRTFEYARLTSTGLDITCFAEDADGGLWVGTEGQGLFYHPPTGKWEQFEGSALPSNYVYGLLPLPAPTARPELLLVHRQGLTLLDVRRLRFTALAAPDNPLVRECLGAGAIAVQGPDAAVAWLPTRTGLLRLDLAAARRYATTRPPGLAFTAAEVDGAPQPVDALGQLSATRHRLGFAFQGISLNPNEALAYQYRLRGLSDDWSRPSAAGEAQFPGLDAGRYVFEARVRRGATGAWSPAVAAAFGIATPFWRTWWFATFAVLGLSGLVFGVVRAREGRLRRTQLVLERTVRERTAELRQQKAHIENINADLVVARDAAEASRRAKAQFLANMSHEIRTPMNAVIGLTNLLQATRPNQEQREYLTAIESSSQNLLVIINDILDSSKMEAGKLSLEQVPFRLPEAVRRLGAMFKFATESKGLALTINVADNVPAAVLGDPVRLNQILVNLVGNAIKFTRAGGVTVAVEAVPSPEHAGTLQPDHSRIRFGVRDTGIGIPADKLGAIFEDFSQANTSTTREFGGTGLGLSIARNLVQLHGGQLGVTSEEGQGSEFFFELPYEVADASAAQPDAHAGPLAPFEPALRVLVAEDNALNQMVARKTLEAWNVQVVIAENGRLAVETAAAAAQPFDAVLMDVQMPEMDGYEAARRLRALFPDARQLPIIGLTASVLPEDRVLALAAGMNDTLAKPFEPAVLYARLAHFTGRHAGPEGTLASGQAGAAAEAAEASASFPPAYPSTLKIKPDWQLLEELAGGNEGFLRQIVRTFLAEAPALEALLGAACAHDPASLASTAHKLKGQVAYFGVPVLHAQLDELERAARLPGCPYCQPLVDAICQQLAELYPQLEARTLS